The following DNA comes from SAR324 cluster bacterium.
TGCAAACCAACTCAATCACTGCTTTGACAAGAAGTTGTTGATTAGAGGAGCGTATAATGTTTTGTAGAAATTGAACACGATAGGGGCTGGTCAGGGTGGGTTGTGTTTGCACTTCTAGGCGATCTCCCAAAACGGCGCCACATCGGAAATTCATCTCCGCTCGGTAGACCACGAAAGAGAGATTTTCCTGCTGATGAATTTGGTAGAGGCGTTCTGCTCCTAGAATCTCCGAACGCGCTCTTTCACAATATTTTAGATAGTTCGCATGATAGACCACCCCAGTTATATCCGTATCTTCATAGTAGACGGTCACTGGGAAGCAA
Coding sequences within:
- a CDS encoding YbgC/FadM family acyl-CoA thioesterase, with the translated sequence MTESLLFCFPVTVYYEDTDITGVVYHANYLKYCERARSEILGAERLYQIHQQENLSFVVYRAEMNFRCGAVLGDRLEVQTQPTLTSPYRVQFLQNIIRSSNQQLLVKAVIELVC